In Zingiber officinale cultivar Zhangliang chromosome 1A, Zo_v1.1, whole genome shotgun sequence, a genomic segment contains:
- the LOC122001708 gene encoding expansin-B15-like, with protein MAILKKQIVVLPLLAFLLLNASSPAAALSPAGATWYGAPDGPGSTGGACAYADGVVKAPLSSMITAGGPSLFKGGRGCGACYQVLCNSNAACSGMAVTVVVTDQCPGGICVTDPVHFDLSGAAFGAMAKPGQADLLRNAGRLAVEYTRVPCNYQGFNVAFRVDAGSNVDYLAVVIENVNGDGELAAVELMEGSSGAWTAMQPSWGAQWKLNAGRALQPPFSFRLTSGESKKILVAQNVIPVGWTPGSTYTSMVNY; from the exons ATGGCCATTTTGAAGAAGCAGATTGTGGTGCTGCCACTGCTCGCTTTCCTCCTCTTGAACGCGTCTTCCCCGGCGGCGGCGTTGTCTCCGGCCGGAGCCACCTGGTACGGCGCCCCCGACGGCCCGGGAAGCACTg GCGGCGCGTGTGCATACGCTGACGGCGTCGTTAAAGCTCCGCTGTCGTCCATGATAACGGCCGGCGGCCCTTCGCTGTTCAAGGGCGGCAGAGGGTGCGGCGCGTGCTACCAAGTCCTGTGCAACTCCAACGCCGCCTGCTCCGGCATGGCGGTGACGGTCGTGGTCACGGACCAGTGCCCTGGCGGGATTTGCGTAACTGACCCCGTCCATTTCGACCTCAGCGGCGCCGCCTTCGGGGCCATGGCGAAACCCGGCCAAGCTGACCTGCTGCGGAATGCCGGAAGACTGGCAGTCGAATACAcaag AGTACCGTGCAATTACCAGGGCTTCAACGTGGCCTTTAGGGTGGATGCCGGGTCGAACGTCGACTACCTCGCCGTCGTCATCGAGAATGTGAACGGGGATGGTGAACTCGCGGCGGTGGAGCTGATGGAGGGATCATCGGGGGCGTGGACGGCGATGCAGCCGTCTTGGGGAGCGCAGTGGAAGTTGAATGCCGGGCGGGCGTTACAGCCACCGTTCTCTTTCCGGCTGACGTCTGGGGAGTCGAAGAAGATTCTTGTCGCCCAAAACGTCATTCCCGTCGGTTGGACGCCGGGGAGCACTTATACTTCCATGGTCAACTACTAG